Part of the Candidatus Methylomirabilota bacterium genome, AGCCGAGGAAGCTCGGCATCCGGACGCCCTGTTCCTCGGCGATCGACTTCACCATGAAGTTCGGCGCGTTGCCGATGTAGGAGTTGGCGCCCATCGCCACCGAGCCGACGCTGATCGCGACCAGGATCGCCTCCGGGACGCCGACGATCTCCGCCGGGAGGCGAAGCCCCTGGCCGAGCGCCAGGAACGCGAGGTACGTCGGCGCGTTGTCGAGGACCGACGAGAGCAATCCCGACGCCCAGAAGAACTGCCACGGCGCGCGAACGCCGAGCTCGCCGCCCCGCAGGCGCAGGAGCTCGAGCGCCGGAATCATCGTGAGGAAGATCCCGAAAAAGATGACCGCCACCTCGACGATCGGAGACCAGGTGAAGCCGTTGGCGCGCCGCACCTCGCGCGGCGTCAGCCAGAGGGAGGCGCCCGCGAGGCCGAGGATGGCGGCCTCGCGCCACGGGGCGTGCAGGAACGCGACGGCGAGGACCATGCCCGCGAGCCCGAGCGCGTTGAGCGCCCCCCGAATGCGGAGCGGAGCGACCCGCGCGCGGTCGCGGCGGAGCGCCGCCAGGGGCTCGCGCGCGTACTCCCGCGTGTCCCACACGAGATAGAGGACGAGGAGCAGACCCACCATGAGAGCCCACTGCCGCCACAGGCCGAAGGTCCACGCGAAGGGCACGCCCTGCAGGTAGCCGAGGAAGAGCGGCGGGTCGCCGAGCGGCGTGAGCATGCCGCCGATGTTGGAGACCAGGAAGATGAAGAAGATGACGGTGTGCTTGACGCGCGTCCGCTCGCGATTGGTCTGAAGCAGCGGGCGGACGAGGAGCATCGAGGCGCCCGTCGTGCCCACAAACGAGGCGAGGACCGAGCCCGCGGCGAGGAAGCCCGTGTTGGTGAGCGGCGTCGCGACGAGGTCGCCGCGGAGCAGGATCCCGCCCGAGATCACGAAGAGGCCGGCCAGAAGGAGAATGAACGAGACGTACTCCTCGCCCATCGAGAGGAGCGCGCCGGGCCGGCGGACGGCGTAGAGCGCGAGGATCGGCAGGCCGAGCACGAGGGAGACCGCGAGCTTGTTGCGGTTCGACGCCCACCACGAGGGCGCCCGCAGCGGGCAGAGCGCGATCGCGAGCAGCATCGCGACGAACGGCAGGACGGCGGCGACGGGCGGTGGGCCCGCGGCGGTCACGGTCGAGCGTCCCCCCTGGGTCCGGGATCGGGTCGGACCAGTGTAGCAGCCCGCGCTCGATTGCCCCTGCCCCACCCGCGTGGTATATAGTTGATGTTTATCCAGCGGTCGCGGCCCGGAGGGGAGCGGAGTGACCAAGGTCGTCGTCGAGCCCGACGAGAGCGTCGAGAGCGCGCTCAAGCGCTTCAAGAAGCAGTGCGAAAAGACCGGGCTCCTGTCGGAGTTCAAGAAACGCCAACACTACGAGAAGCCCAGCGTCCGGCGGAAGCGCAAAGCCCTCGCCGCTCGCAAGAAGGCCCAGCGGCGCGAACGGATGTCCGATTAGCCGCTACACTCCCAGTGGCACCGCCGGCACTCCCGCGATCCGGGCCGGGAGCGAATGAGGCGTAGGGTGGAGGCAGGTCACATCTGGGAGCGCGGCACCGAGTGGAACGCGGTGCGCGCGCTCCTGGCTCACGAAGCACAGACCGAGATGGGTCGGGAACGGGCGACGGACGCGACCCCTCTCACCGAGCCCTCCGCCGTCCAGGCCGCCCTCGAGCTGACGCACCAGGCCCGGCTGGCGATCGCGACCTCGGGTTCCCTTCCCCTCGACGGCGTCCCCGACATCCGCTCCCTCCTCGATCGGTGCCGCACCGCGGGGAGCGTTCTCGAGGGCGCCGAGCTGATCCAGATCCTCCCCGTGGTGGACGCGGCGCCGCGGCTCGCCGCGTACGGACGCTCCGTCCGCGCCGCGAGCCCCGACCTCGCCAAGCTGACCGACGACCTGCCCCGGCTGCCCGCGCTCGCCGACCGCCTGCGCGGGGCGCTCGACGGCGCCGGCGCGGTCACCGACGACGCGAGCCCGGCGCTCCGGCGCCTGCGGCGCGAGATCCGCGAGCGGCGACGGCGCGTCGCCGGGGAGCTCGAGCGCGCGCTCCAGGCGGAGGGCGCCGACCGGCTCTTCACCGACCGCTACGTGACGCTCCGCCACGGGCGCTACGTCCTGCCCGTCCGCGCCGAGGCGCGCGGGCGCGTCCGGGGCATCGTCCACGACCGCTCGCAGAGCGGCCAGACGCTCTTCGTCGAGCCCGCCGAGGTCGTCGAGGCGAACAACGACCTCGTCCAGGCCGTCCGCGAGGAGGAGCACGAGACCGCCCGCATCCTCGCCGAGCTGACCGCCGCCGTGCGCGAGCACGCCGACGACCTCGCGCGGCTCGTCGAGGCGATCGGTGAGCTCGACTGGGTCTTCGCGCGGGCCGCGGCCGCCGATCGCATGGGCGCCACGATGCCCGCGCTCGACGCCGACCGCACGGTCGCGCTCCGGAGCGCGCGCCACCCCCTGCTCCTCGCCCAGAGCTGGCGCGACCCGGCCCGGCCCGTCGTCCCCGTGGACATCGAGCTCGACGCCGAGCGGCCGCTCCTCGTCATCACCGGACCGAACGCCGGCGGCAAGACGATCGCGCTGAAGACCGCGGCGCTCCTCGCGCTCATGACGCAGGTCGGCTGCCACGTGCCCGCCGACGAAGGCTCGCGGCTGCCGGTCTTCACCGACGTCCACGCGATCGTCGGCGACGAGCAGTCCGTGGCCGAGAACCTCTCGACGTTCTCGGCCTTCGTCAAGCAGGTCCGCGAGGTCCTCGAGACGGCGGGCGAGCGCTCCCTGGTGCTCCTCGACGAGCTCGGCGCCGGGACCGACCCCGACGAGGGCGCGGCGCTCGCCCTGGCGATCCTCGAGACGCTCGCCGAGCGCGGCGCGCTCGTGATCGCCACGACCCACCTCGAGCCCCTCAAGGCCTTCGCCGCGACGCATCCGCGGGCGAAGAACGCGGCGGTCGAGTTCGACACCGCGACGCTCGCCCCGACCTTCCGGCTGCGCTACGGCCACCCGGGAAGGAGCTACGCGCTCGCGATCGCGGGCCGGCTCGGCCTGGCGCCCGAGCTGATCGCGCGCGCCGAGGCGCACCGCTCGCAGGACGCCGCGCGCATGAGCGAGCTGATCGCGTGGCTCGACGAGCACACGCGCTGCGAGGCCGAGCGCACGATCGCGCTCGAGCGCCGCGAGAGCGAGACCGCCGCGCGCCTCGCCGCCGCCCGCGAGGCGGAAGCCGACGCCCGGCGGAAGGCGAAGACGCTCCTCGAGCGCGCGAAGGCGGAGGCGACGGCGCTCCTGACCGAGGTCCGCCGGGCGCTGGCGTCCGAGTGGGACCGGTTGAAGCGCGCCGAGCGCTCCCGCGGGACGCTCGCCGCGGCGCGGCAGCGCGTGCGAGAGGTCGCGGCGCGGGTCGAGGCGCTCGCGCCGCCCGCCGGGCCGCCGGCCGAGGCGCCCGCGCGGCTCGCGCCGGGGGCGACGGTCGCGGCGGAGCATCTCGGAATCCACGGCGAGCTGGTCTCGATCGCCGGAAGCACGGCGACCGTCAGGTCCGGCTCGATCACCGTGCGCGTCCCCTTGGAGGCGTTGCGGCCGGCGGCGCCGAACACGAATGCGAATCGGCGGGGGGAGGGGGCGCCCTCCGTGCG contains:
- a CDS encoding endonuclease MutS2: MEAGHIWERGTEWNAVRALLAHEAQTEMGRERATDATPLTEPSAVQAALELTHQARLAIATSGSLPLDGVPDIRSLLDRCRTAGSVLEGAELIQILPVVDAAPRLAAYGRSVRAASPDLAKLTDDLPRLPALADRLRGALDGAGAVTDDASPALRRLRREIRERRRRVAGELERALQAEGADRLFTDRYVTLRHGRYVLPVRAEARGRVRGIVHDRSQSGQTLFVEPAEVVEANNDLVQAVREEEHETARILAELTAAVREHADDLARLVEAIGELDWVFARAAAADRMGATMPALDADRTVALRSARHPLLLAQSWRDPARPVVPVDIELDAERPLLVITGPNAGGKTIALKTAALLALMTQVGCHVPADEGSRLPVFTDVHAIVGDEQSVAENLSTFSAFVKQVREVLETAGERSLVLLDELGAGTDPDEGAALALAILETLAERGALVIATTHLEPLKAFAATHPRAKNAAVEFDTATLAPTFRLRYGHPGRSYALAIAGRLGLAPELIARAEAHRSQDAARMSELIAWLDEHTRCEAERTIALERRESETAARLAAAREAEADARRKAKTLLERAKAEATALLTEVRRALASEWDRLKRAERSRGTLAAARQRVREVAARVEALAPPAGPPAEAPARLAPGATVAAEHLGIHGELVSIAGSTATVRSGSITVRVPLEALRPAAPNTNANRRGEGAPSVRASFRAKEPAPSPRPIAPEILLLGRTTDEARDAVEQYLDDAFLAGLPAVRLVHGKGSGALRKAVRDLLAAHPLVESFRDGEPSEGGTGATVAALKVS
- the rpsU gene encoding 30S ribosomal protein S21, with product MTKVVVEPDESVESALKRFKKQCEKTGLLSEFKKRQHYEKPSVRRKRKALAARKKAQRRERMSD
- a CDS encoding sodium:proton antiporter — encoded protein: MTAAGPPPVAAVLPFVAMLLAIALCPLRAPSWWASNRNKLAVSLVLGLPILALYAVRRPGALLSMGEEYVSFILLLAGLFVISGGILLRGDLVATPLTNTGFLAAGSVLASFVGTTGASMLLVRPLLQTNRERTRVKHTVIFFIFLVSNIGGMLTPLGDPPLFLGYLQGVPFAWTFGLWRQWALMVGLLLVLYLVWDTREYAREPLAALRRDRARVAPLRIRGALNALGLAGMVLAVAFLHAPWREAAILGLAGASLWLTPREVRRANGFTWSPIVEVAVIFFGIFLTMIPALELLRLRGGELGVRAPWQFFWASGLLSSVLDNAPTYLAFLALGQGLRLPAEIVGVPEAILVAISVGSVAMGANSYIGNAPNFMVKSIAEEQGVRMPSFLGYMLYSGLVLLPLFVLVTLLFF